From the Actinomycetota bacterium genome, one window contains:
- the rpmB gene encoding 50S ribosomal protein L28, producing the protein MAAVCEICGKGPWYGKQVSHSHRRSSRRWNPNIQRLRVLKDGRVQRVDVCTSCVKAGKIQRPPVGSGG; encoded by the coding sequence ATGGCGGCTGTCTGCGAGATCTGCGGGAAGGGCCCCTGGTACGGCAAGCAGGTCAGCCACTCGCACCGGCGTTCGTCGCGGCGGTGGAACCCCAACATCCAGCGGTTGCGTGTGCTCAAGGACGGACGGGTGCAGCGGGTCGATGTGTGCACGTCGTGCGTCAAGGCGGGGAAGATCCAGCGACCACCGGTGGGCAGCGGCGGCTGA
- the rsmD gene encoding 16S rRNA (guanine(966)-N(2))-methyltransferase RsmD, with translation MRPVASYPGHLAVEEAAVRVIAGAARGRRLTAPRGRGTRPTSDRVKEALFSSVQPRLPGAAVADLYAGSGALGIESLSRGARLAVFVERAAGAHRALVENLERTGLGQDAVVLHADVRAALRDRLPGTAFDLVLIDPPYDTDRMELADVLAHLPTVLAPDGLVVLEASHHAPAPPWPTDLRPTRTRRYGDTVLHEAVAEGHLVGQ, from the coding sequence ATGAGGCCGGTCGCGTCGTACCCTGGCCACCTCGCGGTCGAGGAGGCTGCCGTCAGGGTCATCGCCGGGGCCGCCCGTGGACGGCGGCTGACGGCGCCCCGCGGGCGCGGGACCCGCCCGACCAGCGACCGCGTGAAGGAGGCGCTGTTCTCCTCGGTGCAACCGCGTCTGCCCGGAGCGGCCGTCGCCGACCTGTACGCCGGTTCCGGCGCGCTGGGCATCGAGTCGCTGTCTCGGGGAGCGCGGCTGGCGGTCTTCGTCGAGCGTGCGGCCGGCGCCCACCGGGCGCTCGTGGAGAACCTCGAACGGACCGGACTGGGCCAAGACGCCGTCGTGCTGCACGCCGACGTTCGCGCGGCGCTCCGTGATCGGTTGCCGGGCACCGCGTTCGACCTGGTCCTTATCGACCCTCCCTACGACACCGACCGGATGGAACTGGCGGACGTGCTCGCACACCTGCCCACGGTGCTCGCCCCGGACGGCCTGGTGGTCCTCGAGGCCAGCCACCATGCCCCCGCGCCGCCATGGCCGACCGACCTGCGGCCCACCCGGACCCGGCGCTACGGCGACACCGTCCTGCACGAAGCCGTGGCCGAAGGACACCTGGTCGGCCAGTAG
- the coaD gene encoding pantetheine-phosphate adenylyltransferase, translated as MSNSAVCPGSFDPVTYGHLDIIERIASRFDEVVVAVLQNPTKQPLFDVGDRVRLIEETTAHLGNVQVTSFQGLLVHFCHERGIGVIVKGLRAVSDFEYELQMAQMNQRLGDVETLFMSTSPDWSYLSSSLVKEVIRLGGSVQGLVPPQVAAALAEEFG; from the coding sequence ATGAGCAACTCCGCAGTGTGCCCGGGGAGCTTCGACCCGGTCACCTACGGCCACCTCGACATCATCGAGCGCATCGCGTCGCGCTTCGACGAGGTCGTCGTGGCGGTGCTGCAGAACCCCACCAAGCAGCCCCTGTTCGACGTCGGCGACCGTGTGCGCCTGATCGAGGAGACCACCGCCCACCTGGGTAACGTCCAGGTCACCAGCTTCCAGGGGCTGCTGGTGCACTTCTGCCACGAGCGCGGGATCGGCGTCATCGTCAAGGGCCTCCGCGCGGTCAGCGACTTCGAGTACGAGCTCCAGATGGCCCAGATGAACCAGCGGCTGGGCGACGTCGAGACCCTGTTCATGTCCACCAGCCCCGACTGGTCGTACCTGTCGTCGTCGCTGGTGAAGGAGGTCATCCGCCTCGGCGGGTCGGTTCAGGGCCTGGTACCCCCGCAGGTCGCCGCGGCGCTGGCCGAGGAGTTCGGTTGA
- the thiL gene encoding thiamine-phosphate kinase, whose protein sequence is MTSPEFELLAALQPRLARAGPGIPLGVGDDAAVVTFGDADIAVAVDALVEGVHFDLTISNHADVGWKAIAVNVSDLAAVGASTAAAVVALIRPADLPDDAVHALYAGLDEAARRWGVALVGGDIAGGPVLAVAVTVLGRLHAERPLLRSGARPGDAVIVIGPLGAAAAGLAAHRAGRRDLLDDHPQLLRAHRRPEAFPEAGAALARHGAHACIDVSDGLGRDLGHVAAASGVRVVVDAERLPVDPGVAAVAEALAIDLFELLCGGGDDLALVAAVPPDRVADLARQLLARGFVWHEVGTVTDGDGVALRLADGSERDISRLGHEHGPRRQEEAG, encoded by the coding sequence GTGACATCGCCGGAGTTCGAGTTGCTCGCCGCACTGCAGCCCCGCCTGGCCCGAGCGGGCCCGGGTATCCCGCTCGGTGTCGGCGACGACGCCGCGGTCGTCACGTTCGGCGATGCCGACATCGCCGTCGCCGTGGACGCCCTCGTCGAGGGTGTGCACTTCGACCTGACGATCTCCAACCACGCGGACGTGGGTTGGAAGGCGATCGCTGTGAACGTCAGCGACCTCGCCGCCGTCGGCGCATCGACCGCCGCGGCGGTCGTCGCGCTGATCCGCCCCGCCGATCTGCCCGACGACGCCGTGCACGCGCTGTACGCCGGCCTCGACGAGGCCGCACGCCGGTGGGGGGTCGCCCTCGTCGGCGGGGACATCGCCGGCGGACCGGTGCTGGCCGTGGCCGTGACCGTCCTCGGCCGGCTCCACGCCGAGCGCCCGCTGCTGCGGTCGGGTGCCCGCCCCGGCGATGCGGTGATCGTGATCGGACCGCTGGGGGCGGCTGCGGCCGGTCTGGCGGCGCACCGCGCCGGACGTCGCGACCTGCTCGACGATCATCCGCAGCTGCTGCGCGCGCACCGCCGGCCGGAGGCGTTTCCTGAGGCGGGCGCGGCGTTGGCGCGCCACGGCGCGCACGCCTGCATCGACGTCAGCGACGGACTGGGGCGGGACCTGGGCCACGTCGCCGCCGCCTCCGGCGTGCGGGTGGTCGTCGATGCCGAGCGGCTCCCCGTCGACCCGGGCGTGGCCGCCGTGGCCGAGGCGCTCGCGATCGACCTGTTCGAGCTGCTGTGCGGCGGGGGCGACGACCTCGCGCTGGTCGCTGCTGTGCCGCCCGACCGGGTGGCGGACCTGGCGCGGCAGCTGCTGGCGCGGGGGTTCGTCTGGCACGAGGTCGGTACGGTCACGGACGGGGACGGCGTCGCGCTGCGCCTCGCCGATGGCAGCGAGCGCGACATCAGCCGGCTCGGCCACGAGCACGGACCCCGACGGCAGGAGGAGGCAGGATGA
- the rnc gene encoding ribonuclease III, which translates to MQFSDGGILRRALTHRSFAFEHGGLPTNERLEFLGDAVLTLVVTDLIFEQMHEAPEGRLTKLRAAATRTATLADVARALDLGRFVRLGKGEVATDGQDKDSILADTFEAVLGAVHLDRGFEAASALVRRLFAERLEELATRGAALDYKTSLQELAAARFGSLPVYALHEEGPDHAPEFTAVVSVEGIECGRGTGGSKKKAEQAAAREAYRLLSRSDRSAPGPDAQER; encoded by the coding sequence ATGCAGTTCAGCGATGGCGGGATCCTGCGACGGGCGTTGACACACCGGTCGTTCGCGTTCGAGCACGGTGGCCTGCCGACCAACGAACGGTTGGAGTTCCTCGGTGACGCCGTGCTGACGCTGGTCGTGACCGACCTGATCTTCGAGCAGATGCACGAGGCGCCCGAGGGGCGCCTGACGAAGCTGCGTGCAGCGGCGACGAGAACCGCCACGCTCGCGGACGTGGCCCGCGCACTGGACCTCGGCCGGTTCGTCCGCCTCGGGAAGGGCGAGGTCGCCACCGACGGGCAGGACAAGGATTCGATCCTGGCCGACACGTTCGAGGCGGTGCTCGGAGCAGTGCACCTCGATCGCGGCTTCGAGGCCGCCTCGGCGCTGGTGCGTCGCCTGTTCGCCGAGCGTCTGGAGGAGCTGGCCACTCGCGGCGCGGCGCTCGACTACAAGACGAGCCTGCAGGAACTGGCCGCCGCGCGCTTCGGGAGCCTGCCGGTCTACGCCCTGCACGAGGAGGGTCCCGACCACGCCCCGGAGTTCACAGCCGTGGTCTCGGTCGAAGGCATCGAGTGCGGACGGGGGACCGGCGGGAGCAAGAAGAAGGCCGAGCAGGCCGCCGCACGCGAGGCCTACCGGTTGTTGAGCCGGAGCGACCGATCGGCGCCCGGCCCCGACGCGCAGGAGAGGTGA
- the rpmF gene encoding 50S ribosomal protein L32: protein MAVPKRKLSRSRTRHRKSNWLRLAKPTYATCKRCKSPIRPHTVCRVCGSYGGQQVIEPESY from the coding sequence ATGGCCGTCCCCAAGAGGAAGCTGAGCCGCTCACGGACGCGGCACCGCAAGTCCAACTGGCTCCGCCTCGCCAAACCGACGTACGCCACGTGCAAGCGCTGCAAGAGCCCGATCCGGCCGCACACCGTCTGTCGGGTATGCGGCTCGTACGGCGGCCAGCAGGTCATCGAGCCTGAAAGCTACTAG
- a CDS encoding acylphosphatase: MSRTARHLQIRGRVQGVFFRASSRERAREVGATGWVRNCRDGSVELWVEGEPDAVETVVDWVHSGGPRAARVEDVESDEREPEGLDDFEVRH, from the coding sequence ATGAGCCGGACCGCGCGACATCTGCAGATCCGCGGTCGCGTCCAGGGCGTGTTCTTCCGTGCGTCGTCGCGTGAGAGGGCTCGAGAGGTGGGAGCGACCGGTTGGGTCCGCAACTGCCGTGACGGCTCCGTCGAGCTGTGGGTCGAAGGAGAACCCGACGCGGTCGAGACGGTCGTTGACTGGGTCCACTCCGGTGGGCCGCGGGCCGCCCGGGTCGAGGATGTCGAGAGCGACGAGCGCGAACCCGAGGGTCTCGACGACTTCGAAGTCCGCCACTGA
- the recG gene encoding ATP-dependent DNA helicase RecG, translating into MADRLDLDDPVATVPGVASRRATTLRSQFGIETVRDLIEHYPRRYEDLGELVPLDLATVGEPVTLVGTVVQWTQRQPTSKRTGRRLTISEATVRDGTGTPFAVTFFNQDWRPRRHPPGTVATFSGTLERRHGQPQLVMPDVHDLGRDGRTGDVHHRRLVPVYPATEAVPSWRMQGWIDAALDRLPEVDDFLPDDLRDQLGLMPLDTAVRAIHSPPDHRAAAAARRRIVFDELFTLQVGLHWRRVRLEAGRAGMDNGPTPDGRASRFLDALGFTPTAAQQRATCEVGADLAADRPMHRLLQGDVGSGKTLVATWTMLCAVDNGRQAVLMAPTEVLAVQHQRTLTDQLAPLGVNVLDGIRLELLTSATPTAAKRRILAELLSGTTDIVVGTHALLEEGVRFADLGVVVIDEQHRFGVHQRVSLREKATDHAAAPDVLVMTATPIPRSLALTLFGDLDVTVLDELPPGRQEVVTQVITSDQTGRRERLYAFVREQAARGRQTYVVCPLVEGSEDVAARAAEDEYIRLRDTVFADLRVGLVHGRMRGDDKDAAMSAFRRGELDVLVATTVVEVGVDVPSATVMIVEDADRFGISQLHQLRGRIGRGADRSYCVLFAGRPGEELTDEARTRLEAVALTHDGFALAEVDLELRGEGQLFGSRQSGMPDLKLARLADDLEVVVHCRQLAGELVTADPDLAAPRLAGLRAEVRRRYRGGLEQLEALATG; encoded by the coding sequence GTGGCCGACCGGCTGGACCTCGACGACCCCGTCGCCACCGTCCCGGGAGTGGCATCCCGGCGCGCGACAACCTTGCGGTCGCAATTCGGGATCGAGACCGTTCGCGACCTGATCGAGCACTACCCACGGCGGTACGAGGATCTCGGCGAGCTCGTCCCGCTGGACCTCGCGACGGTCGGGGAGCCGGTCACGCTCGTGGGGACCGTCGTGCAGTGGACGCAGCGGCAGCCCACCTCCAAGCGGACCGGCCGCCGCCTCACCATCAGCGAAGCCACCGTCCGGGACGGCACCGGCACCCCCTTCGCCGTGACGTTCTTCAACCAGGACTGGCGACCACGTCGCCACCCGCCCGGGACCGTCGCGACGTTCTCGGGAACGCTCGAGCGTCGCCACGGCCAGCCGCAGCTGGTGATGCCCGACGTCCACGACCTGGGGCGTGACGGGCGGACAGGCGACGTCCACCACCGCAGGCTCGTCCCCGTGTACCCCGCCACGGAGGCGGTCCCGAGCTGGCGGATGCAGGGGTGGATCGACGCCGCGCTGGACCGGCTGCCTGAGGTCGACGACTTCCTCCCCGACGACCTCCGCGACCAGCTCGGGCTGATGCCACTCGACACGGCGGTCCGCGCCATCCACTCCCCGCCCGATCACCGTGCCGCGGCCGCCGCCCGACGCCGGATCGTCTTCGATGAGCTGTTCACCCTCCAGGTCGGGTTGCACTGGCGGCGCGTCCGGTTGGAGGCCGGCAGGGCCGGAATGGACAACGGCCCGACGCCTGACGGTCGCGCCAGCCGGTTCCTGGACGCGCTGGGCTTCACGCCGACCGCGGCCCAGCAGCGCGCGACGTGCGAGGTCGGGGCCGACCTGGCCGCCGACCGCCCGATGCACCGGCTGCTGCAGGGTGACGTCGGATCCGGCAAGACCCTGGTGGCCACCTGGACGATGCTGTGCGCCGTGGACAACGGCCGTCAGGCGGTCCTGATGGCCCCGACCGAGGTCCTCGCTGTGCAGCACCAGCGCACACTGACCGACCAGCTCGCTCCGCTGGGCGTGAACGTCCTCGACGGGATCCGCCTGGAGCTGCTCACCTCGGCGACGCCCACCGCCGCCAAGCGTCGCATCCTCGCAGAGCTGCTGTCGGGTACGACCGACATCGTCGTTGGCACCCACGCGCTGCTGGAAGAGGGGGTGCGCTTCGCCGACCTCGGCGTGGTGGTGATCGATGAGCAGCACCGTTTCGGCGTGCACCAGCGCGTGTCGCTGCGTGAGAAGGCCACCGACCACGCCGCCGCGCCCGACGTGCTGGTGATGACCGCCACGCCGATCCCGCGCTCGCTCGCGCTGACGCTCTTCGGCGACCTCGACGTCACCGTCCTGGACGAGCTCCCGCCGGGGCGCCAGGAGGTCGTGACCCAAGTGATCACGTCGGACCAGACCGGTCGACGTGAGCGCCTGTACGCCTTCGTCCGCGAGCAGGCAGCCCGCGGACGCCAGACCTACGTGGTGTGCCCGCTGGTCGAGGGCTCCGAGGACGTGGCCGCCCGCGCCGCCGAGGACGAGTACATCCGGCTGCGTGACACGGTCTTCGCCGACCTGCGGGTCGGGCTGGTCCACGGACGGATGCGGGGCGACGACAAGGACGCGGCGATGAGCGCCTTCCGTCGCGGCGAACTCGACGTCCTGGTGGCCACCACCGTCGTCGAGGTCGGTGTCGACGTCCCAAGCGCCACCGTGATGATCGTCGAGGACGCCGATCGGTTCGGGATCTCCCAGCTGCACCAGCTACGCGGCCGGATCGGCCGCGGCGCCGACCGCAGCTACTGCGTGCTGTTCGCCGGGCGGCCGGGCGAGGAGCTCACCGACGAGGCCAGGACCCGGCTGGAGGCGGTGGCCTTGACCCATGACGGCTTCGCGCTCGCCGAGGTCGACCTCGAGCTGCGCGGGGAGGGTCAGCTGTTCGGCAGCCGCCAGTCGGGGATGCCCGACCTGAAGCTGGCCCGCCTCGCCGACGACCTGGAGGTCGTCGTCCACTGCCGGCAGCTGGCCGGCGAGCTCGTCACCGCAGACCCCGACCTGGCGGCGCCCCGGCTGGCTGGTCTGCGGGCAGAGGTCCGCCGCCGCTACCGCGGTGGCCTGGAGCAGCTCGAGGCGCTCGCCACGGGATGA
- a CDS encoding DUF177 domain-containing protein: MRIPITDLVDRPGATREVTATLTRGEVDAPASDWGPADQALDGPIGVDLRLEMLVDGLLVRGRLAFATSLPCGRCLTDVDADHNVAVSELYIDPRRLDPDAEEVEAGYEILPEGVIDLVAMFRDAIVATIPLRTLCHADCRGLCPVCGADRNVSGCGHGETTGVDPRWAPLQDLSLPPG; this comes from the coding sequence GTGCGTATCCCCATCACCGACCTCGTCGACCGCCCTGGTGCGACGCGGGAGGTCACCGCCACGCTGACCCGTGGCGAGGTCGACGCGCCCGCGAGCGACTGGGGTCCCGCTGACCAGGCACTCGACGGACCCATCGGCGTCGACCTGCGCCTCGAGATGCTGGTCGACGGCTTGCTGGTCCGTGGCCGGCTGGCGTTCGCCACGTCGCTGCCCTGCGGCCGGTGCCTGACCGACGTCGACGCCGACCACAACGTCGCCGTGTCGGAGCTGTACATCGACCCTCGGCGTCTCGACCCCGACGCCGAGGAGGTCGAGGCCGGGTACGAGATCCTGCCCGAGGGCGTCATCGATCTCGTCGCCATGTTCCGTGACGCGATCGTCGCGACGATTCCGCTGCGCACCCTGTGCCACGCCGACTGCCGCGGCCTGTGCCCCGTGTGCGGCGCCGACCGCAACGTGTCTGGCTGCGGGCACGGCGAGACCACCGGGGTGGATCCACGGTGGGCACCGCTGCAGGACCTCAGCCTGCCGCCGGGCTGA
- a CDS encoding Lrp/AsnC ligand binding domain-containing protein, producing the protein MAVSAYILIQTEVGKAADVAEQVAEIDGVSEASDVTGPYDVIVRAEAGNVDELGKMVVSKIQAIDGITRTLTCPVVHL; encoded by the coding sequence GTGGCAGTCTCGGCGTACATCCTCATCCAGACCGAGGTCGGCAAGGCGGCCGACGTCGCGGAGCAGGTGGCGGAGATCGACGGGGTCAGCGAAGCATCGGACGTGACCGGCCCCTACGACGTGATCGTCCGTGCCGAAGCCGGCAACGTCGACGAGCTCGGCAAGATGGTCGTCTCCAAGATCCAGGCCATCGACGGGATCACCCGGACCTTGACCTGCCCCGTCGTGCACCTGTAG
- the thiD gene encoding bifunctional hydroxymethylpyrimidine kinase/phosphomethylpyrimidine kinase, whose amino-acid sequence MSERPVRVLTVAGSDSGGGAGIQADLKTFQALGAYGMSVITALTAQNTVGVQGVHEIPPDFVVRQLKSVVEDIGVDSVKTGMLANSAIITAVAAALDEYDVRTVVVDPVAASKHGDPLLRDDAVDALRNDLLPRALVVTPNVGEVTLLSDVKVERAEDLRRAGDAVLELGPRWVLVKGGHLPDNDDAVDLLTDGSAYHEIRSRRLDTRDTHGTGCTLASAIAARLAHGDDVVAAVREAKRFVTGAIEHGIRVGHGIGPVNPGWEIGHDC is encoded by the coding sequence ATGAGCGAGCGTCCCGTCCGCGTGCTGACGGTGGCGGGCTCCGACTCCGGCGGTGGAGCGGGGATCCAGGCCGACCTGAAGACCTTCCAGGCACTCGGCGCGTACGGCATGAGCGTGATCACGGCTCTCACCGCCCAGAACACGGTCGGGGTGCAGGGCGTCCACGAGATCCCACCCGACTTCGTCGTCCGCCAGCTGAAGAGCGTCGTCGAGGACATCGGTGTGGACAGCGTCAAGACCGGGATGCTCGCCAACTCCGCGATCATCACCGCCGTCGCCGCGGCGCTCGACGAGTACGACGTGCGCACCGTCGTGGTCGATCCGGTGGCGGCGTCCAAGCACGGGGACCCGCTGCTGCGAGACGATGCGGTCGACGCGCTGCGCAACGACCTGTTGCCCAGGGCGTTGGTCGTCACGCCCAACGTGGGGGAGGTGACGCTGCTGAGCGACGTCAAGGTCGAGCGGGCCGAGGACCTGCGGCGGGCGGGCGACGCCGTGCTGGAACTGGGGCCGCGCTGGGTGCTGGTCAAGGGCGGGCACCTGCCGGACAACGACGACGCGGTCGACCTGCTCACCGACGGCAGCGCCTACCACGAGATCCGTTCTCGCCGGCTCGATACGCGCGATACGCACGGCACGGGGTGCACGCTGGCGTCGGCGATCGCTGCTCGGTTGGCGCACGGAGACGACGTGGTCGCCGCGGTGCGAGAGGCGAAGAGGTTCGTGACCGGAGCGATCGAGCACGGGATCCGGGTGGGACACGGGATTGGTCCGGTCAACCCCGGCTGGGAGATCGGACACGACTGCTGA